The following proteins are co-located in the Salvelinus sp. IW2-2015 unplaced genomic scaffold, ASM291031v2 Un_scaffold86, whole genome shotgun sequence genome:
- the LOC112068134 gene encoding uncharacterized protein isoform X1 codes for MDDHHHHHHHHHQLHHHTQGSMSPSYVPRKRKASQPKQKSGVPIPAIQRMSDMSVMSMIGAPPKNDDPHAQVTQKMKRTYGRKRYEDLQNVSLGSGVEDSTSETSCCSVVSSSLAVANGELPPPPPPSARLPHRLVAKDCWPNQAPDTGRAQGRGQEPPPPSDFAMKKMRRVEVDNGAPSVTNFPPEVRHTVPVPVGGGHVHSHVQSGHSVGGGHVHSHVHSGHSVGGGHVHSHVQSGHSVGGGHVHSHVQSGHSVGGGHVHSHVQSGHSVGGGHVHSHVQSGHLHGGGHVHSHVQSGHSVGGGHVHSHIHSGHLHGGGHVHSYVQSDHSVGGGHVQSGHSIGGGHVQCNHSIGCGHLQSSYPIGGGLVQSSYSVVGGHVHSSHSIGGVAIQSSHSHPAEPSEEEKSKVFTFTTKKEPPVYPPGSQEERWQLMILGKGRVTCPKCKSVSRKTVEGLKKHMENCRVNPFTCQQCGKQLKSSTGMKYHIMADHNNLPSPDDINGLDDQSMKEKLRKVLKRMGKLKCSKEGCTGSFTSIMGYLYHMKKCGKEESELEKLLLNCQHCGKVYKSKAGLEYHLKSEHAPVPQNAEEDEVKAQREPNPERTPSGRVKRMSAQVAVFHLQEIANDELAKEWPKRKVIGDLVPDDKKLRYARPGLPAFSQEVLRKWKNEVKLQKKVQCPNLGCVSVYTSVSGLKAHLGLCGRGDFEAGKYKCLICKKEFNSESGVKYHINSVHSQDWFAVTSKSKNFKVLKAKAKENSTVDDPIVQHKTLHVFTPVLEPWQDMQMGPPPTVPEPALQVNPEAAEGKRRGKGRGKEKDCYDFTGSDHSSSSSSGSSSSESETEELDGQRHDVDQWALQRPSIIETHPDVAKQPRSNP; via the exons ATGgatgatcatcatcatcaccatcatcaccatcatcaactTCATCATCACACACAGGGAAGCATGTCACCATCATATGTTCCAAGGAAGAGGAAGGCTTCACAGCCAAAACAAAAAAGTGGTGTTCCAATACCAG CTATCCAGAGGATGTCAGATATGAGTGTGATGAGTATGATTGGTGCTCCACCTAAG AATGATGACCCTCATGCCCAGGTGACTCAAAAAATGAAAAGAACATATGGCAGAAAAAG GTATGAGGATCTGCAGAATGTCTCCCTGGGCTCTGGTGTGGAGGATTCAACCAGCGAGACGTCCTGCTGCTCCGTGGTGTCTTCCAGCCTAGCTGTAGCCAACGGGGAGctgcctccccctccacctccctctgccaGACTGCCTCACAGGCTGGTGGCTAAAGACTGTTGGCCCAACCAGGCTCCAGACACAGGCAGGGCCCAGGGCCGGGGTCAGGAACCACCTCCACCCTCCGATTTTGCCATGAAGAAAATGCGGAGAGTGGAGGTGGACAACGGAGCACCTTCTGTTACAAATTTCCCTCCGGAAGTGAGACACACAG TTCCAGTTCCTGTTGGAGGTGGACATGTCCATAGCCATGTCCAAAGTGGTCACTCGGTCGGAGGTGGACATGTCCATAGCCATGTCCATAGTGGTCACTCAGTCGGAGGTGGACATGTCCATAGCCATGTCCAAAGTGGTCACTCAGTCGGAGGTGGACATGTCCATAGCCATGTCCAAAGTGGTCACTCGGTTGGAGGTGGACATGTCCATAGCCATGTCCAAAGTGGTCACTCGGTTGGAGGTGGACATGTCCATAGCCATGTCCAAAGTGGTCACTTGCATGGAGGTGGACATGTACATAGCCATGTCCAAAGTGGTCACTCGGTTGGAGGTGGACATGTCCATAGCCACATCCACAGCGGTCACTTGCATGGAGGTGGACATGTCCATAGCTATGTCCAAAGCGATCACTCGGTTGGAGGTGGACATGTCCAAAGCGGTCACTCGATTGGAGGTGGACATGTCCAGTGCAATCACTCAATTGGATGTGGACATCTCCAGAGCAGTTACCCTATTGGAGGTGGACTTGTCCAGAGCAGTTACTCTGTTGTAGGTGGACATGTCCATAGCAGTCACTCTATTGGAGGTGTAGCTATCCAGAGCAGTCACAGTCACCCAGCAGAGCCGTCCGAGGAAGAGAAATCTAAAGTCTTCACCTTCACAACCAAGAAAGAACCTCCTGTCTACCCCCCAG GAAGTCAAGAGGAGAGGTGGCAGCTGATGATCCTGGGGAAAGGGCGAGTCACCTGCCCCAAGTGTAAAAGTGTGAGCAGGAAGACTGTGGAGGGACTGAAGAAACATATGGAGAACTGCCGAGTG AATCCCTTCACGTGTCAGCAATGTGGGAAACAACTGAAATCTTCCACTGGAATGAAGTACCACATCATGGCAGACCACAATAACCTG CCCTCGCCAGATGACATAAATGGCCTGGATGACCAGTCCATGAAGGAAAAACTGAGGAAAGTGCTGAAACGGATGGGCAAATTAAAATGCTCTAAAGAG GGCTGCACTGGTAGTTTCACCAGCATCATGGGTTACCTGTACCACATGAAGAAGTGTGGGAAGGAGGAGTCTGAGCTGGAGAAGCTGCTTCTCAACTGCCAACACTGTGGCAAGGTCTACAAGTCTAAGGCAGGCCTGGAGTACCACCTCAAGTCAGAGCACGCACCA GTGCCCCAGAATGCGGAGGAGGATGAGGTGAAGGCCCAGAGAGAGCCCAACCCTGAGAGGACGCCCAGCGGCCGGGTCAAACGCATGTCAGCCCAGGTGGCTGTTTTCCACCTACAAGAGATTGCTAATGACGAGCTGGCTAAGGAGTGGCCCAAGAGGAAGGTCATCGGGGACCTGGTCCCCGACGATAAGAAG CTGAGATATGCACGCCCAGGGCTGCCTGCCTTCAGTCAGGAGGTCCTTCGGAAGTGGAAAAATGAAGTGAAGCTGCAAAAGAAAGTGCAGTGCCCAAACCTG GGCTGTGTCTCGGTCTACACCAGCGTGTCTGGACTGAAGGCTCACCTTGGGCTCTGCGGAAGG GGGGACTTTGAAGCAGGGAAATATAAATGCCTAATCTGTAAGAAAGAGTTCAACTCTGAGAGTGGGGTGAAGTACCACATCAACTCTGTCCACTCCCAG GACTGGTTTGCGGTGACCTCAAAATCCAAGAACTTTAAGGTTCTGAAGGCCAAGGCCAAGGAGAACAGCACCGTGGACGACCCCATTGTCCAGCACAAGACCCTCCATGTCTTCACCCCTGTCCTGGAGCCCTGGCAGGACATGCAGATGGGACCTCCACCAACGGTGCCCGAGCCAGCCCTGCAGGTCAACCCTGAGGCcgcagagggaaagaggagggggaagggtagagggaaggagaaggactGCTATGACTTCACTGGCAGTGAYCActccagcagtagcagcagcggtaGCTCCAGCAGTGAATCAGAGACAGAGGAGCTTGATGGCCAGAGACACGACGTTGACCAATGGGCACTGCAGAGACCCAGTATCATCGAGACCCACCCCGATGTCGCCAAGCAACCCAGAAGCAACCCCTAG
- the LOC112068134 gene encoding zinc finger protein 512 isoform X2: protein MDDHHHHHHHHHQLHHHTQGSMSPSYVPRKRKASQPKQKSGVPIPAIQRMSDMSVMSMIGAPPKNDDPHAQVTQKMKRTYGRKRYEDLQNVSLGSGVEDSTSETSCCSVVSSSLAVANGELPPPPPPSARLPHRLVAKDCWPNQAPDTGRAQGRGQEPPPPSDFAMKKMRRVEVDNGAPSVTNFPPEVRHTGGHVHSSHSIGGVAIQSSHSHPAEPSEEEKSKVFTFTTKKEPPVYPPGSQEERWQLMILGKGRVTCPKCKSVSRKTVEGLKKHMENCRVNPFTCQQCGKQLKSSTGMKYHIMADHNNLPSPDDINGLDDQSMKEKLRKVLKRMGKLKCSKEGCTGSFTSIMGYLYHMKKCGKEESELEKLLLNCQHCGKVYKSKAGLEYHLKSEHAPVPQNAEEDEVKAQREPNPERTPSGRVKRMSAQVAVFHLQEIANDELAKEWPKRKVIGDLVPDDKKLRYARPGLPAFSQEVLRKWKNEVKLQKKVQCPNLGCVSVYTSVSGLKAHLGLCGRGDFEAGKYKCLICKKEFNSESGVKYHINSVHSQDWFAVTSKSKNFKVLKAKAKENSTVDDPIVQHKTLHVFTPVLEPWQDMQMGPPPTVPEPALQVNPEAAEGKRRGKGRGKEKDCYDFTGSDHSSSSSSGSSSSESETEELDGQRHDVDQWALQRPSIIETHPDVAKQPRSNP from the exons ATGgatgatcatcatcatcaccatcatcaccatcatcaactTCATCATCACACACAGGGAAGCATGTCACCATCATATGTTCCAAGGAAGAGGAAGGCTTCACAGCCAAAACAAAAAAGTGGTGTTCCAATACCAG CTATCCAGAGGATGTCAGATATGAGTGTGATGAGTATGATTGGTGCTCCACCTAAG AATGATGACCCTCATGCCCAGGTGACTCAAAAAATGAAAAGAACATATGGCAGAAAAAG GTATGAGGATCTGCAGAATGTCTCCCTGGGCTCTGGTGTGGAGGATTCAACCAGCGAGACGTCCTGCTGCTCCGTGGTGTCTTCCAGCCTAGCTGTAGCCAACGGGGAGctgcctccccctccacctccctctgccaGACTGCCTCACAGGCTGGTGGCTAAAGACTGTTGGCCCAACCAGGCTCCAGACACAGGCAGGGCCCAGGGCCGGGGTCAGGAACCACCTCCACCCTCCGATTTTGCCATGAAGAAAATGCGGAGAGTGGAGGTGGACAACGGAGCACCTTCTGTTACAAATTTCCCTCCGGAAGTGAGACACACAG GTGGACATGTCCATAGCAGTCACTCTATTGGAGGTGTAGCTATCCAGAGCAGTCACAGTCACCCAGCAGAGCCGTCCGAGGAAGAGAAATCTAAAGTCTTCACCTTCACAACCAAGAAAGAACCTCCTGTCTACCCCCCAG GAAGTCAAGAGGAGAGGTGGCAGCTGATGATCCTGGGGAAAGGGCGAGTCACCTGCCCCAAGTGTAAAAGTGTGAGCAGGAAGACTGTGGAGGGACTGAAGAAACATATGGAGAACTGCCGAGTG AATCCCTTCACGTGTCAGCAATGTGGGAAACAACTGAAATCTTCCACTGGAATGAAGTACCACATCATGGCAGACCACAATAACCTG CCCTCGCCAGATGACATAAATGGCCTGGATGACCAGTCCATGAAGGAAAAACTGAGGAAAGTGCTGAAACGGATGGGCAAATTAAAATGCTCTAAAGAG GGCTGCACTGGTAGTTTCACCAGCATCATGGGTTACCTGTACCACATGAAGAAGTGTGGGAAGGAGGAGTCTGAGCTGGAGAAGCTGCTTCTCAACTGCCAACACTGTGGCAAGGTCTACAAGTCTAAGGCAGGCCTGGAGTACCACCTCAAGTCAGAGCACGCACCA GTGCCCCAGAATGCGGAGGAGGATGAGGTGAAGGCCCAGAGAGAGCCCAACCCTGAGAGGACGCCCAGCGGCCGGGTCAAACGCATGTCAGCCCAGGTGGCTGTTTTCCACCTACAAGAGATTGCTAATGACGAGCTGGCTAAGGAGTGGCCCAAGAGGAAGGTCATCGGGGACCTGGTCCCCGACGATAAGAAG CTGAGATATGCACGCCCAGGGCTGCCTGCCTTCAGTCAGGAGGTCCTTCGGAAGTGGAAAAATGAAGTGAAGCTGCAAAAGAAAGTGCAGTGCCCAAACCTG GGCTGTGTCTCGGTCTACACCAGCGTGTCTGGACTGAAGGCTCACCTTGGGCTCTGCGGAAGG GGGGACTTTGAAGCAGGGAAATATAAATGCCTAATCTGTAAGAAAGAGTTCAACTCTGAGAGTGGGGTGAAGTACCACATCAACTCTGTCCACTCCCAG GACTGGTTTGCGGTGACCTCAAAATCCAAGAACTTTAAGGTTCTGAAGGCCAAGGCCAAGGAGAACAGCACCGTGGACGACCCCATTGTCCAGCACAAGACCCTCCATGTCTTCACCCCTGTCCTGGAGCCCTGGCAGGACATGCAGATGGGACCTCCACCAACGGTGCCCGAGCCAGCCCTGCAGGTCAACCCTGAGGCcgcagagggaaagaggagggggaagggtagagggaaggagaaggactGCTATGACTTCACTGGCAGTGAYCActccagcagtagcagcagcggtaGCTCCAGCAGTGAATCAGAGACAGAGGAGCTTGATGGCCAGAGACACGACGTTGACCAATGGGCACTGCAGAGACCCAGTATCATCGAGACCCACCCCGATGTCGCCAAGCAACCCAGAAGCAACCCCTAG